The Clostridioides difficile genome has a segment encoding these proteins:
- a CDS encoding QueT transporter family protein, with translation MRRNSINIAVTAVVTSIYAVLTLSLGFISYGPIQFRIAEIMMLLAFLDKGYIVGLTLGCFLANVIGPYGVPDIIFGTFATFISASLVYITRKLGGQNKSTLIIASIWPTIINAIVVGLMLNIFFGLPLVLSMIQVGFGEFVVVTLVGVPFFCFLMKKYRNIIDIKF, from the coding sequence ATGAGAAGAAATAGTATTAATATAGCAGTAACAGCAGTTGTTACATCAATTTATGCAGTTTTAACTTTATCATTGGGATTTATAAGTTATGGACCAATACAATTTAGGATAGCCGAGATTATGATGCTGTTAGCATTTTTAGATAAGGGATATATAGTAGGTCTTACACTGGGTTGTTTTTTAGCCAATGTAATAGGCCCATATGGTGTACCCGATATAATTTTTGGAACATTTGCCACATTTATAAGTGCAAGTTTAGTCTATATTACTAGAAAGTTAGGAGGTCAAAATAAAAGCACATTAATTATAGCTTCTATATGGCCTACTATTATAAATGCAATTGTAGTTGGATTAATGTTAAATATATTTTTTGGACTTCCTTTAGTATTATCGATGATACAGGTAGGTTTTGGAGAATTTGTAGTAGTAACATTGGTAGGAGTACCATTCTTTTGTTTTTTAATGAAAAAATATAGAAATATCATTGACATTAAGTTTTAG
- a CDS encoding WYL domain-containing protein, with product MSKIKRLTDVWTYINDRQKFTIKELSEEFNLSTKTIQRYLIELNKMGLPIQAEKGRNGGYRVLNNSYIPPVIFTEKEVMSIVFAFKSLQVYNFSPIEKEIDSIIKKINYNRESSTRVGINNIEKYIEFIANNRNFDSNVVTEFFKASSSSCVLNIKYESGNQLLDKKICPIGIYLNEGFWFSPVYDYESDSIIIIRIDKVLEIKKVGECKNECISLKKWLDTVYSKLNENISILQETNEVIHLHILLTKEGVSKIKHNFLDSNVELNEDGSGIINRFIKHEEIDWCVSILFSIGKDAEVIEPKFINKLLYDKAKELKYFYEENMI from the coding sequence TTGTCAAAGATAAAGAGATTAACTGATGTTTGGACGTATATTAATGATAGACAAAAGTTTACAATCAAAGAGTTGTCAGAGGAATTTAATCTTTCAACTAAAACTATTCAACGATATTTAATAGAATTAAATAAAATGGGGCTTCCAATTCAAGCAGAAAAAGGTAGAAATGGAGGTTATAGAGTATTAAACAACAGCTATATACCTCCTGTTATATTTACAGAAAAAGAAGTTATGTCTATAGTTTTTGCATTTAAGTCACTACAAGTTTACAATTTTTCGCCAATAGAAAAAGAAATTGATTCTATAATTAAAAAAATAAATTATAATCGTGAAAGTAGTACAAGAGTAGGTATAAATAACATCGAAAAGTATATTGAATTTATAGCTAATAATAGAAATTTTGATAGTAATGTTGTAACTGAATTTTTCAAGGCTTCATCAAGTTCTTGTGTTTTAAATATTAAATATGAGTCTGGGAATCAATTGCTAGATAAAAAAATATGCCCAATAGGTATATATTTAAATGAAGGATTTTGGTTTTCACCAGTGTATGACTATGAAAGTGATAGTATCATAATAATTCGTATAGATAAAGTATTAGAAATTAAAAAAGTAGGAGAATGTAAAAATGAATGTATAAGTTTGAAAAAATGGCTAGATACAGTATATAGTAAGTTAAATGAAAACATATCAATTCTTCAAGAAACTAATGAAGTCATTCACTTACATATACTACTGACAAAAGAAGGTGTTTCTAAAATAAAGCATAATTTTTTAGATTCTAATGTAGAATTAAATGAAGATGGAAGTGGAATAATTAATAGATTTATAAAGCATGAAGAAATAGATTGGTGTGTATCTATATTATTTTCAATAGGAAAGGATGCTGAAGTTATAGAACCAAAATTTATAAATAAATTGCTTTATGATAAGGCTAAAGAGTTAAAATATTTTTATGAAGAAAATATGATATAA
- a CDS encoding cell division protein — protein sequence MENVNKNAKIIGIGVEGISIINEIEEKVKINMDIEKITMNQAVEKEYVISLLDGVDILFLAYSTEDKQSREVIKAISYMSNERRILSIGINYSEEENKDDLGINREFKVNENSILKFIDLMNVMIESISDSCMINIDITDLKEAIISDKGIKYSFEEFEDSKKHTEIVDILFENMECFGEEFIGKKGIVFVEGNDKFSLVELNDLMNNIQNKAEESYEMIFSLYLKENLDGKIKVGVLYN from the coding sequence ATGGAAAATGTTAATAAGAATGCTAAGATAATTGGTATTGGAGTAGAAGGTATTAGTATAATAAATGAAATAGAAGAAAAAGTAAAAATAAATATGGATATAGAAAAAATCACTATGAATCAAGCTGTTGAAAAAGAATATGTTATAAGTCTTTTAGACGGAGTTGATATATTATTTTTAGCATATTCAACTGAAGATAAACAAAGTCGAGAAGTTATAAAAGCCATTTCATATATGTCTAATGAAAGAAGAATTTTATCTATAGGTATAAATTATTCAGAAGAAGAAAATAAAGATGACTTAGGAATTAATAGAGAATTTAAAGTCAATGAAAATAGTATTTTAAAATTTATTGATTTGATGAATGTTATGATAGAGTCTATTTCAGATTCTTGCATGATAAATATAGATATAACTGATTTAAAGGAAGCTATTATAAGTGATAAAGGGATTAAGTACTCTTTCGAGGAATTTGAAGATTCAAAAAAGCACACTGAAATAGTAGATATTTTATTTGAAAATATGGAATGTTTTGGTGAAGAATTTATTGGGAAAAAAGGTATAGTTTTTGTTGAAGGAAATGATAAATTTTCACTAGTTGAATTAAATGACTTGATGAATAATATTCAAAATAAGGCAGAAGAAAGCTATGAAATGATATTTTCTTTATACTTAAAAGAAAATTTAGATGGAAAGATTAAAGTGGGAGTGTTATATAATTAA
- a CDS encoding AAA family ATPase — MSENINVTEHWLMEEFFYQETDTPQVFKEESIIALGFDIKINLKKVLNMGKKSEKYINENCNDKDFIKKFMSVKKGDYFLYKAYQNVEGKIKYSVLIGIVEESFENGYELSHILGHTLPVKWMYIFDTVLNCKIYTSEFYKLNNEDINTYLDIIKLQDNKSLKKRIEESDSNKWYLKNYYYIDVDKCVENEELFIQPTNLEQLENLKNINTDDYILVYNSEKVIYEDDHTMKSLFGVCQVKEGFDKDKITTSEGGCFLPVEWIENEKESIDGNAWVIFENNNLVEKYIKRYTNKIPLNTILYGPPGTGKTYNAKQIVYNLINETSLKNNDCTSYIDYKNNVEFCTFHQSYGYEEFIEGLKSDGEGNFKPEDGILKDIAIEACYDGLKLEKKLNFELEKDTLTLEDIKSRKKMLVLDNIEDVENFNFEESENYILIIDEINRGNISKIFGELITLLEDDKRLTKSNQTIVKLPYSKEKFSLPPNLYIIGTMNTSDKSIALLDIALRRRFDFEEIMPDYDLLSVIDGIDVKNMLYTINKRIEFLYDRDHVIGQAYLLNVENIDDIVVVFRKKIIPLLQEYFYYDSEKVGLILGGIGKNEKDKYIVYKEEITASKLFKNNNSSIMESKVNYCIKRNISIEELKNIYE, encoded by the coding sequence ATGTCTGAAAATATAAATGTTACAGAGCATTGGTTAATGGAAGAATTTTTTTATCAAGAGACAGATACACCACAAGTTTTTAAAGAAGAAAGTATAATTGCACTAGGATTTGATATAAAAATAAATTTAAAAAAAGTACTTAATATGGGAAAAAAATCCGAAAAATATATTAATGAGAACTGTAATGACAAAGATTTTATAAAAAAATTTATGTCAGTTAAAAAAGGAGATTATTTTCTATATAAGGCGTATCAAAATGTAGAAGGAAAAATTAAGTATAGTGTTCTTATTGGCATTGTTGAAGAAAGTTTTGAAAATGGTTATGAATTAAGTCATATTTTGGGTCATACATTACCTGTAAAATGGATGTATATATTTGATACAGTTTTAAATTGTAAAATATATACTAGTGAGTTTTATAAATTAAATAATGAAGATATAAATACATATTTAGACATTATTAAATTACAAGATAATAAATCATTAAAAAAAAGAATAGAAGAAAGTGACAGTAATAAATGGTACCTAAAAAACTATTATTATATAGATGTAGATAAGTGTGTAGAGAATGAAGAATTGTTTATTCAACCCACTAATTTAGAACAATTAGAAAACTTGAAAAATATAAATACAGATGATTATATTTTAGTATACAATAGCGAAAAAGTAATTTATGAAGATGACCATACAATGAAAAGCTTATTTGGTGTTTGTCAAGTTAAAGAAGGTTTTGATAAAGATAAAATAACTACTTCAGAAGGTGGATGTTTTTTACCTGTAGAATGGATAGAAAATGAAAAAGAGAGTATTGATGGAAATGCATGGGTTATCTTTGAAAATAATAATTTAGTTGAAAAATATATAAAAAGATATACTAATAAAATTCCGTTAAATACTATACTTTATGGTCCACCAGGGACTGGTAAAACATATAATGCAAAACAAATAGTTTATAATTTAATAAATGAAACTAGTTTAAAAAATAATGATTGTACAAGTTATATAGATTATAAAAATAATGTGGAATTTTGTACTTTTCATCAATCATATGGATATGAAGAATTTATAGAAGGTCTCAAGTCTGATGGTGAAGGCAATTTTAAGCCAGAAGATGGTATATTGAAGGATATAGCTATAGAAGCATGTTATGATGGGTTGAAACTTGAAAAGAAGCTAAATTTTGAGCTAGAAAAAGATACTTTAACTTTAGAAGATATAAAGTCAAGAAAAAAGATGTTGGTGCTTGATAATATAGAAGATGTTGAAAACTTTAATTTTGAAGAATCAGAAAACTATATTTTAATAATAGATGAAATCAATAGAGGGAACATATCTAAAATATTTGGCGAGTTAATAACATTATTAGAAGATGATAAAAGACTTACGAAATCAAATCAAACTATTGTCAAACTACCATATTCAAAAGAAAAATTTTCTTTACCTCCAAATTTGTATATAATTGGTACTATGAATACATCAGACAAATCAATAGCTCTTTTAGATATAGCTTTGAGGAGAAGGTTTGATTTTGAAGAAATTATGCCAGACTATGATTTACTGTCTGTTATAGATGGAATAGATGTCAAAAACATGCTATATACAATCAATAAGAGAATAGAGTTTTTATATGATAGAGACCATGTTATTGGACAGGCTTACTTATTAAATGTAGAAAATATTGATGATATAGTAGTAGTATTTAGAAAAAAAATAATACCACTTCTTCAAGAGTATTTCTATTATGACTCAGAAAAAGTAGGACTTATTTTAGGTGGTATAGGTAAAAATGAAAAAGATAAATATATTGTTTATAAGGAAGAAATCACAGCATCTAAATTATTTAAAAATAATAATTCATCAATAATGGAAAGCAAAGTTAATTATTGTATAAAACGAAATATATCTATTGAGGAGTTAAAAAATATATATGAGTAA
- a CDS encoding McrC family protein codes for MSKNIYVKETYEWIKVGNGENELTETEYEKLLKYLDSNNDVLKSNIIDIRYKKLRFINYVGVICFENVTLEILPKLSLSNNILKDREMLLQMLSTCNKIPIIINENIKSSLKNYNLMNFFVMYFIESMQMQIKRGIYFEYINKIDNSNVVKGKILLSKYAREKNISPMKIKCEYDEYSENNFLNQVLKRACVSILCRINDNLIQNKIKKILSYFYNVDLIYINRDELLDYKFYKNNDRFKDCYSLAKLILLNLSMDNSENNQDAFSILFEINVLYEEYIGNLVKSIWNNEFRETYIQDKSKFLLKNEQTGKKTFNLRPDIVLYDSKYEFEIIIDTKWKAIEVDSNIFYRSSDIYQMYAYITSYENAKRCILLYPCIEKDKNYSSWRLLESFKGKFIEAKTVRLDDIKNTITDLKKIIFNYKF; via the coding sequence ATGAGTAAAAATATATATGTAAAGGAAACTTATGAATGGATAAAAGTAGGTAATGGTGAAAATGAGCTTACAGAAACTGAATATGAAAAATTACTTAAGTATTTAGATAGTAATAACGATGTACTAAAGAGCAATATAATAGATATCAGATATAAAAAACTGAGATTTATAAATTATGTAGGTGTTATATGTTTTGAAAATGTAACATTGGAGATACTTCCAAAGCTGTCATTAAGTAATAATATTTTAAAAGATAGAGAAATGCTATTACAAATGCTTTCTACCTGTAATAAGATTCCAATTATAATAAACGAAAATATAAAATCAAGTTTAAAAAATTATAATCTCATGAATTTTTTTGTTATGTATTTTATTGAAAGTATGCAAATGCAAATTAAGAGAGGGATTTATTTCGAATATATAAATAAGATAGATAATTCAAATGTTGTAAAAGGTAAGATATTACTAAGTAAATATGCAAGAGAAAAAAATATATCTCCAATGAAAATAAAATGTGAATATGATGAGTATAGCGAAAATAATTTTTTGAATCAAGTTTTAAAAAGGGCATGTGTATCTATTTTATGTAGAATAAATGATAATTTAATTCAAAATAAGATAAAAAAAATTTTGAGCTATTTTTATAATGTGGATTTAATTTATATAAATAGAGATGAACTATTAGATTATAAATTTTATAAAAATAATGATAGATTTAAAGATTGTTACTCATTAGCTAAACTTATACTTTTAAATTTATCGATGGATAATAGCGAAAATAATCAAGATGCATTTTCTATATTATTTGAAATAAATGTTTTATATGAAGAATATATAGGAAACTTAGTCAAAAGTATATGGAATAATGAATTTAGAGAAACGTATATACAAGATAAAAGTAAATTCCTTTTAAAAAATGAACAAACAGGAAAGAAAACTTTTAATCTAAGACCTGATATAGTTTTATATGATTCAAAATATGAATTTGAAATCATAATTGATACAAAATGGAAAGCTATTGAAGTGGATTCAAATATTTTCTATAGGTCAAGTGATATATATCAGATGTATGCATATATAACATCTTATGAAAATGCAAAAAGATGTATATTATTATATCCTTGTATCGAAAAAGATAAAAATTACAGCTCCTGGAGGTTATTGGAGTCATTTAAAGGTAAATTTATAGAAGCAAAAACTGTAAGATTGGATGATATAAAAAACACCATAACTGATTTGAAAAAAATAATTTTTAATTATAAATTTTAA
- a CDS encoding sigma 54-interacting transcriptional regulator, translated as MDKHSDSVMYGGMEVYNIWGTTTVDSIIGESDVMLALKNRICKIGNSDSTVAITGESGTGKELIARAIHLAGNRGNKTFVAINCAAIPEPLLESELFGYTKGAFSGADSKGKIGKFELANGGVVFLDEIGDMPIQLQSKLLRVLQEKKFTRIGSNELMDIDVRIISATNRDLFELVKENKFREDLYYRLNVIPLEVPPLRERGDDIQILINNFIDKYSRKMKKNVYHIEPDVEHMLLKYPWPGNIRELENTIELALNLLEEDGIIHKGIINRKIIEYFKLNKINIKLLEESDYEINMEQDILTLEEFERAYIKKVLKFYGNDTKSKKLAAKKLGISLATLYRKIDV; from the coding sequence ATGGATAAACACAGTGATTCAGTAATGTATGGTGGAATGGAAGTATACAATATTTGGGGAACAACAACAGTAGACTCTATAATTGGAGAGTCTGATGTAATGCTTGCTCTTAAAAATAGAATTTGTAAAATTGGAAATAGTGATTCTACTGTAGCGATAACTGGAGAAAGTGGCACTGGAAAAGAATTAATAGCAAGAGCCATTCATCTCGCAGGAAACAGAGGGAATAAAACATTCGTTGCTATAAACTGTGCTGCTATACCAGAACCCTTACTAGAAAGTGAACTTTTTGGGTATACAAAAGGAGCTTTTAGTGGGGCAGATTCAAAAGGCAAAATTGGTAAATTTGAATTAGCTAATGGAGGAGTTGTATTTCTAGATGAGATAGGAGACATGCCAATTCAATTACAATCAAAGCTTTTGAGAGTGTTACAGGAAAAGAAGTTTACAAGAATAGGTTCAAATGAACTAATGGATATAGATGTTAGAATTATATCAGCCACTAATAGAGATTTATTTGAGTTAGTTAAAGAAAATAAATTTAGAGAAGACTTATATTATAGATTAAATGTGATTCCTCTAGAAGTGCCTCCTCTTAGAGAAAGAGGAGATGATATACAAATATTAATAAATAATTTTATAGATAAATATTCAAGAAAGATGAAGAAAAATGTATACCATATAGAGCCAGATGTAGAACATATGCTGCTTAAATATCCGTGGCCAGGAAATATAAGAGAATTAGAAAATACTATAGAACTAGCTTTAAACCTTCTTGAGGAAGATGGGATAATACATAAAGGTATAATAAATAGAAAGATAATTGAATATTTTAAGCTAAACAAAATAAATATAAAGTTGCTTGAGGAAAGTGACTATGAGATAAACATGGAACAAGATATACTTACCCTTGAAGAATTTGAGAGAGCATATATAAAAAAGGTATTAAAGTTTTATGGAAATGATACTAAATCTAAAAAGTTAGCTGCTAAAAAGCTTGGAATATCACTAGCGACATTGTATAGAAAGATAGATGTGTAA
- a CDS encoding purine permease, whose protein sequence is MSKYQKSISMFDIDGRPPILKCLPLSMQHILAMIVGTVTVPIVVGGAVGASATQITLLVQYALIIAGISTLIQLYPIGNIGSRLPIIFGVGFTYVPTLVAVGGSYGLASILGAQLIGGVATVLIGIFIKKIRKFFPNIVAGTVVFTIGLSLYPIAINYMAGGVNSPTYGSMQNWAVAAITLVVVIGLSQFAKGYAKLAAIFLGIIVGYCVSLVLGIINFDPIREAAWFAIPKPLEFGLEFDIPVVISVVIVSIINAIQAIGDLSATTMGGMDRNITDKELSSGVVGSGICTMLGALFGGLPPSSYSQNVGMVAMNKVISRFVLGIAGIFMLLSGFVPKFGALMTTIPYSVLGGATISIFSMITMTGIKLIITEELSSRNITIVGLAIALGMGITSVPAAQEAFPPFVKLVFGESPIVIATLVAFVLNLIIPNKSLEDEAKERAVMEKAN, encoded by the coding sequence TTGAGTAAATATCAAAAAAGTATTTCTATGTTTGATATTGATGGAAGGCCACCAATTTTAAAGTGTTTACCACTATCAATGCAGCATATACTAGCGATGATAGTTGGAACTGTTACAGTACCTATAGTTGTGGGAGGCGCTGTGGGTGCTAGTGCGACACAGATAACACTTTTAGTGCAATATGCATTAATAATAGCTGGAATATCAACACTTATACAACTATATCCAATAGGAAACATTGGTTCAAGATTGCCTATAATTTTTGGAGTCGGCTTTACTTATGTGCCAACACTTGTAGCAGTCGGAGGAAGTTACGGACTAGCGAGTATTTTGGGAGCACAATTAATAGGGGGAGTAGCTACAGTATTAATAGGAATATTTATAAAAAAGATAAGAAAATTTTTTCCTAATATCGTTGCAGGAACAGTAGTTTTTACAATTGGATTATCTTTATATCCTATAGCAATAAATTATATGGCAGGTGGTGTGAATAGTCCTACTTATGGCTCTATGCAAAATTGGGCAGTAGCAGCTATAACACTAGTGGTAGTTATAGGTCTTAGCCAATTTGCAAAAGGGTATGCAAAATTGGCAGCAATATTTTTGGGAATTATAGTTGGATATTGTGTGTCTTTAGTTTTGGGCATAATAAATTTTGACCCTATTAGAGAGGCAGCTTGGTTTGCTATACCTAAGCCACTTGAATTCGGATTGGAATTTGATATACCAGTAGTAATCTCTGTAGTAATTGTAAGTATAATCAATGCTATTCAAGCAATTGGAGATTTGTCAGCTACTACAATGGGAGGTATGGATAGAAATATAACAGATAAAGAGTTATCAAGTGGAGTAGTAGGAAGTGGAATTTGTACTATGTTGGGTGCTTTGTTTGGAGGTTTACCACCATCATCATATAGTCAAAATGTAGGTATGGTAGCTATGAACAAAGTAATAAGTAGATTTGTTCTTGGAATAGCTGGTATATTTATGTTATTATCGGGATTTGTACCTAAGTTTGGTGCATTGATGACAACTATACCATATTCTGTTTTAGGAGGAGCTACAATATCTATATTCAGTATGATAACAATGACAGGCATAAAGTTAATTATTACAGAAGAATTGTCATCAAGGAATATTACTATTGTAGGTTTGGCAATAGCTTTAGGCATGGGAATAACATCAGTTCCAGCAGCACAGGAAGCATTTCCTCCATTTGTAAAATTAGTATTTGGAGAATCTCCAATAGTAATTGCGACATTGGTTGCATTTGTTTTAAATCTAATAATACCAAATAAAAGTCTAGAAGATGAAGCTAAAGAAAGAGCTGTTATGGAAAAGGCTAATTAA
- a CDS encoding purine/pyrimidine permease: MKTRNTSKYDVDGIPPLKESVPLALQHLLAMIVGNMVPAILIANVVGLNQGQATMLIQGSMLAAGLATFLQLYPIPLFKGFKLGSRLPVMMGMSYVFLGACLSVAAKDGLAALFGAQIAAGVIVFFVGFAVKKIRHIFTSIVSGTIIACMGLGLFATAIKNLAGGEGAQTFGSPINFIVGVIVAFVIIMINKYGKGLVKNSSILIGILVGYAISLALGLVDFSAVKGAAIVSLPTPAAFGLEFRPELIVMFTIIYIIGIADMMGACTIATIGAMDREVTDEELSSVVLGNSVTSIISSLFAALPTGVFSQNTVIVSMNKVTSRFVIALGALVLLLAGISPALGAIMTTIPSCVVGGATLVVFSSIAMSGFSIMSMDGFTEENNLIAGVSIATSMGLTTAPQVLDQFPATIGTVLGGSSIVSGAIIAILLQTLFKLKGNKKAENVTSNLEENIG; encoded by the coding sequence ATGAAAACACGTAATACTTCAAAATATGATGTGGATGGGATACCACCACTAAAGGAATCGGTACCTTTAGCTTTACAACATTTGTTAGCAATGATAGTAGGAAATATGGTGCCTGCAATATTAATAGCAAACGTGGTAGGACTTAACCAAGGGCAAGCGACGATGTTGATTCAAGGTTCTATGTTAGCAGCAGGTTTGGCAACGTTTTTACAATTATATCCAATACCTTTATTTAAAGGATTTAAATTAGGTTCAAGATTACCTGTAATGATGGGAATGAGTTATGTATTTTTAGGAGCCTGTCTTTCTGTAGCAGCTAAAGATGGCTTAGCAGCTTTATTTGGAGCACAAATTGCAGCTGGGGTAATCGTATTCTTTGTAGGATTTGCAGTTAAGAAAATTAGACATATATTCACTTCTATAGTTTCTGGAACTATAATAGCATGTATGGGACTTGGATTATTTGCAACAGCTATAAAGAATTTGGCAGGAGGAGAAGGTGCACAAACGTTTGGAAGTCCAATAAATTTTATAGTAGGAGTTATAGTTGCTTTTGTAATAATAATGATAAATAAGTATGGTAAAGGCCTAGTTAAAAACTCTTCAATATTAATTGGAATATTAGTAGGATATGCTATATCTTTAGCTTTAGGATTAGTTGATTTTTCTGCAGTAAAAGGTGCAGCTATAGTATCTTTGCCAACACCAGCGGCTTTTGGATTAGAATTTAGACCAGAGTTAATAGTAATGTTTACTATTATTTACATAATAGGTATAGCTGATATGATGGGTGCATGTACAATAGCAACAATAGGTGCGATGGACAGAGAGGTAACTGATGAAGAGTTATCATCAGTTGTTTTAGGAAACTCTGTAACTTCTATAATTTCATCACTATTTGCAGCTCTTCCAACTGGAGTATTTAGCCAAAACACAGTAATTGTATCTATGAATAAAGTTACAAGTAGATTCGTAATCGCATTAGGAGCTCTTGTATTATTACTAGCAGGAATATCTCCAGCATTAGGAGCAATAATGACAACTATACCATCTTGTGTTGTTGGTGGAGCAACTTTAGTAGTATTTTCATCAATAGCGATGTCTGGTTTCTCTATCATGAGTATGGATGGTTTTACTGAAGAAAATAATCTTATAGCAGGAGTATCTATAGCAACAAGCATGGGTCTTACAACTGCTCCACAAGTTTTAGACCAATTTCCAGCGACAATTGGAACTGTTCTAGGAGGGTCAAGTATAGTTTCTGGAGCGATAATAGCTATATTACTTCAAACATTATTTAAACTAAAAGGAAATAAGAAAGCTGAAAACGTTACTTCAAACCTTGAGGAAAATATTGGATAA
- a CDS encoding amidohydrolase, whose protein sequence is MIDILIKNAIVVTVNKNREVIFDGAIAVQGDRILDIGNTADVEVKYPDVKKVIDAKGKVIFPGFINTHNHLFQVLLKGLGDDMALHEWLNTMMFPSAKFLTEQDTYDAAMLGCMEGLKSGITTMVDYMHTHNRPGLTDGIVKAYKDLGIRGVVGRGCIDLGIHKELIEDVETVEKDLRRVFEKYHNSENGRIKICVAPSSMWAISEEMGKMLWNIVKEYDSYFTVHISETDFARTATKDIHGEIDIKLLEKWGIVGPEVVAVHCVCITDEDMEMLKKYDIKVSHNVASNMYLASGVAPVPEMLKKGINVSLGLDGAASNNAQDMVELMKLTALQHKVNNCDPLAISAEKVLEMATIEGARTLRMENEIGSLEVGKKADLVIFNSMLSPKSIPLHNPVSTLVYSASMHNVESVLVDGNIILENGRVTTIESEEQVLLNAQHAAEELCKRANVTNRMEGHKWNSLY, encoded by the coding sequence ATGATTGATATACTAATAAAAAATGCAATAGTTGTTACAGTTAATAAAAATAGAGAAGTTATATTTGATGGAGCAATAGCTGTTCAAGGTGACAGAATCTTAGATATAGGAAATACAGCTGATGTTGAGGTGAAGTATCCAGACGTTAAAAAAGTTATAGATGCTAAAGGAAAAGTGATATTCCCTGGTTTTATAAATACTCACAATCATCTATTTCAAGTATTGTTAAAAGGTTTAGGAGATGACATGGCACTTCATGAATGGTTAAACACAATGATGTTTCCATCAGCAAAGTTCTTAACAGAACAAGATACTTATGATGCTGCAATGCTTGGATGTATGGAAGGTTTAAAAAGTGGTATAACTACAATGGTTGATTATATGCATACACATAATAGACCAGGACTTACAGATGGAATAGTAAAAGCATATAAAGATCTGGGTATAAGAGGCGTAGTAGGTAGAGGCTGTATAGATTTAGGTATTCATAAAGAGCTTATAGAAGATGTGGAAACGGTTGAAAAAGATTTGAGAAGAGTATTTGAAAAATACCATAATTCAGAAAATGGAAGAATAAAAATTTGTGTAGCACCTTCTTCAATGTGGGCTATATCTGAAGAAATGGGTAAAATGCTTTGGAATATAGTCAAAGAGTATGATTCATACTTTACAGTTCATATATCTGAAACTGACTTTGCAAGAACAGCAACAAAAGATATACATGGGGAAATAGATATAAAATTACTTGAAAAATGGGGAATAGTAGGCCCAGAAGTTGTAGCAGTACATTGTGTATGTATAACTGATGAGGACATGGAAATGCTTAAAAAGTATGATATAAAAGTTTCTCACAATGTTGCAAGTAATATGTATCTTGCTTCTGGAGTTGCACCTGTTCCAGAAATGTTGAAGAAGGGGATAAATGTAAGCTTAGGACTTGATGGTGCAGCAAGTAACAATGCACAAGACATGGTAGAGCTTATGAAATTAACAGCTTTACAACATAAAGTAAACAACTGTGACCCTCTTGCAATTTCGGCAGAAAAAGTTCTTGAAATGGCTACAATTGAAGGGGCGAGAACGCTTAGAATGGAAAATGAAATAGGTTCTTTAGAGGTAGGAAAAAAAGCTGATTTAGTAATATTTAACTCAATGCTTTCTCCAAAATCAATACCTCTTCACAATCCTGTATCAACTTTGGTATACTCAGCTAGTATGCACAATGTAGAAAGTGTTTTAGTTGATGGAAATATAATACTTGAAAATGGTAGAGTAACTACAATTGAAAGTGAAGAGCAAGTCTTATTGAATGCTCAGCATGCAGCAGAAGAATTATGTAAGAGAGCTAATGTAACTAATAGAATGGAAGGACATAAGTGGAATAGCTTATACTAA